From Paenibacillus antri:
CGAATGTTTCCGAACGTCCCATTCGTTGGATCCGAACTTTAAGGACCCCGTGTACAACTTGAAGGCTTGCCAGATCGACGGAGGCGTGCTGCAGCTCGGCGTCGCGATCGGCTGACGCCTTCGTTTTTTTTCTATGGATTCCCTCGCGAGAGGGTTTCTTCTATTTTCTTTTCCCCCTTCGGTTTGGTATCCTTAAAGGTACGAACGACAACGAATCGAAGACGAATGGGGTACCCTATAGATGAAATTTGCGGTTTTGGATTTGGAGACGACGGGCGAACAGCCGGGCCGCGACGAAATTATTCAGGTCGGCATCGTCATCGTGAACGACTTCGCGATCGAACGTACGTACGCATCCTTCGTTCGGCCAAGCGTCCCGATCCCGCCGTTCATCCGGTCCTTGACCGGAATTACGGACGAGATGGTGGCGGACGCCCCGGCGATGGACGACGTCGTGAACGAGATCGTTCCGCTGCTCGACGGCGCGGTGCTCGTCGCGCATAACGCGCCGTTCGACGTCGCGTTCTTGAAGCGCGCGCTCGCTTCGGCCGGGTATCCCGGCTACGACGGACGCATATTGGATACGCTCGATTGGCTGCGGGTGCTGTTCCCGACGTTGACGAGTTATCAGCTCGGCTTCGTCGCGAACGCCTTCGGCATCGCGCACGACCGTCCGCACCAAGCGGACAGCGACGCGGAGGCGACGGCGGAAATATGGGTTCGATGCATGGAGAAGCTGTTCTCGCTGCCGCTCATGACGCTGCAGCGGCTCGGCTTCTTGTTCGCGCATCCGGATTTCGCCTCGCAGCAGGATCAGGCGTGGTTCCTCGAGGAGGTCGTCGCCTGGAAGGAGAGCGCGGAGGAGCCCGGAACCCCGACGCGGTCCCACCGGCAATTCGCGCTCGGGGTCGACGACTGGACGACCGAGGAGGACCGGGATCGGGAGAAGTTCGAGGAGGACTTCGACGCATTCCAGGAAGCCTTGAAGCGGCGCATCCGGGAACGAATGCCCGATTACGAGGAGCGCCCCGCTCAGGAGCGCATGATGCAGGAAGTGTCGCAGTCGCTGAAGGACGAACGGCATCTCGTCATCGAAGCGGGCACGGGCACGGGCAAGTCGCTCGGCTATCTGATCCCGTCGATCCATTACGCGCTGCAGACCGGCGATAAGGTCGTCGTCAGCACGCATACGATCAACCTGCAGGAGCAGCTGCGGCAGAAGGAGCTGCCGATGCTGCACGAGCTGTCGCCGACCCCGTTCCGGTCCGCCGTGCTCAAGGGACGGAGCCATTACTTGTGCTTGCGTAAGTTCGAGGGCAAGGTAAACAATCAAGATTTTCCGAACGAACGGGAAGACCGCGTCATCGCCGCGCAGATGGTCGTCTGGCTCGGCGAGACGAAGCACGGCGACGAGGAGGAGCTGAACCTCGGACAGAAGGGCGGCGAGTTCTGGAGCCATGTCGCGTCCGACGCGGATTCGTGCTTGAACCGAGCTTGTCCTTGGTTCCGCAAGTGCTTTTACCACCGGGCCCGGAACGACGCGGGGGCGGCGGACGTCATCATAACGAATCATTCCTTATTATTCACGGACGTGAAAGCGGAGCATCGCATTCTTCCCGCCTACGGACGTCTCGTCGTCGACGAGGCGCATCATTTCGAGGATGTCGCCAGTCAGCATCTGGGCGTCGATCTGTCTTACTTTTCCATGGTGAGCGCTTTAACCTCCTTGTTGAAGGACAGCCGCTCCGGCCAGCTCCCGCTGCTCAAGTCGCTGCTCGAGCAGCATCCGAACGCGAAGACCGAAGGCTGGGGCGAGCGCATCGGCCAGCTGTTCCCCGACATCGTGAAGGTCAAGGAAAATTGGGACGAACTGTTCGATGCGCTGTACGACCGATTCATCGCGCGCGCGGCCGCGGGGCAGAGCGAGGGCGGGTCGGTCACGGTTCGTCTGAAGGCGGATAAGCTGCCTCACGATTGGAAGTCGTTCGTCGCGATGGAGGACAATTTGTTCTTGACGTTGACGAGCGTGCTGAAGGTGCTGGACCGACTCGTGACGGATGGGAAGGACGACGCGGAGGACTTCGGACTGGAAAGCTTGTTTACGGACCTGGCCGGCACGGTCAAGGACTTGTACAGGGCGCGCGACGCGTTGCGGCTGCTGCTGAAGGCGGACGACCCGAACATGGTGTATTGGATGGAAGCGACGCCGCACTTCAAGTCTCGCTCGCTGCGGTTATACGGGGCGCCGATCGACGTCTCGAGTTTGATGCGGGACTTCTTCTGGGAGCGCAAGGACGCCGTCGTCATGACGTCCGCGACGCTTACGGTCGAGAAGTCGTTCCAGTACGTCAAGTCGCAGCTCGGCTTGTCGGATCGGGACGAAGCGGAGGAGAAGCTGCAGACGGTGCAGCTGCCCTCGCCGTTCAAATACCGGGATCAAGCGTTGGTGCTCATCCCGAGAGACTTCCCGGGCTTCAAGGGCGCGAACGCGGATCCGCTGTTCATGGAACGGCTGATCGATTCGCTTCGCGACGCGGCCGTCGTGACGCACGGCAAGATGCTCGTTTTATTCACATCCCATAAGATGCTTAAGCTTGCCCACGGCCCGTTGAGGGAGGCGCTGCAGCCGCATGGCATTCACGTCCTCGGACAAGGGGTCGACAGCGGCAATCGGAGCAAGCTGACGCGGCTGTTCATGCAAGCGGGCTCCGCCGTGCTGCTTGGCACGAGCTCCTTCTGGGAGGGGGTCGACATTCCGGGCGACGCGCTGACGTGTCTCGCGATCGTTCGCCTTCCGTTCCAGCCCCCGAACCATCCGATGGTGGAGGCGAAGAGCGAATACCTGAAAGCCCAGGGCGAAAATCCGTTCACGAAGCTGTCGGTGCCGCAAGCGGTCATTCGCTTCAAGCAAGGCTTCGGGAGGCTCGTCCGTACGGCGAAGGATCGGGGCGTCGTGCTCATTTACGACACGAGGGTCATCGAGACGTCGTACGGGAAGCACTTCTTGTATTCGCTGCCCGGGCCGAAAATCGAGCATTTGCCGAGCGAGTCGATCCCCGGTCGGATGCGGGATTGGCTGGAAGCGCCGGGCGCGGAGACAGGGAACGGATCCTCGGGAAAGGTGGAAACGACATGAAGTTTCCTAAAATATCGGAAGCGGTCGTCCGCCGTCTGCCGATGTATCTTCGATTTTTGAACGAGCTCGCGAAGAGCGACGTCCAGACGGTATCGTCCCAGGATTTAGGGAGGCGTTTGGATCTGAATCCGGCCCAGATCCGCAAGGACCTCGCGTACTTCGGCGAATTCGGGAAGAAGGGCATCGGGTACGACGTCGGTTATTTGGTCGAGAAGATCC
This genomic window contains:
- the dinG gene encoding ATP-dependent DNA helicase DinG; this encodes MKFAVLDLETTGEQPGRDEIIQVGIVIVNDFAIERTYASFVRPSVPIPPFIRSLTGITDEMVADAPAMDDVVNEIVPLLDGAVLVAHNAPFDVAFLKRALASAGYPGYDGRILDTLDWLRVLFPTLTSYQLGFVANAFGIAHDRPHQADSDAEATAEIWVRCMEKLFSLPLMTLQRLGFLFAHPDFASQQDQAWFLEEVVAWKESAEEPGTPTRSHRQFALGVDDWTTEEDRDREKFEEDFDAFQEALKRRIRERMPDYEERPAQERMMQEVSQSLKDERHLVIEAGTGTGKSLGYLIPSIHYALQTGDKVVVSTHTINLQEQLRQKELPMLHELSPTPFRSAVLKGRSHYLCLRKFEGKVNNQDFPNEREDRVIAAQMVVWLGETKHGDEEELNLGQKGGEFWSHVASDADSCLNRACPWFRKCFYHRARNDAGAADVIITNHSLLFTDVKAEHRILPAYGRLVVDEAHHFEDVASQHLGVDLSYFSMVSALTSLLKDSRSGQLPLLKSLLEQHPNAKTEGWGERIGQLFPDIVKVKENWDELFDALYDRFIARAAAGQSEGGSVTVRLKADKLPHDWKSFVAMEDNLFLTLTSVLKVLDRLVTDGKDDAEDFGLESLFTDLAGTVKDLYRARDALRLLLKADDPNMVYWMEATPHFKSRSLRLYGAPIDVSSLMRDFFWERKDAVVMTSATLTVEKSFQYVKSQLGLSDRDEAEEKLQTVQLPSPFKYRDQALVLIPRDFPGFKGANADPLFMERLIDSLRDAAVVTHGKMLVLFTSHKMLKLAHGPLREALQPHGIHVLGQGVDSGNRSKLTRLFMQAGSAVLLGTSSFWEGVDIPGDALTCLAIVRLPFQPPNHPMVEAKSEYLKAQGENPFTKLSVPQAVIRFKQGFGRLVRTAKDRGVVLIYDTRVIETSYGKHFLYSLPGPKIEHLPSESIPGRMRDWLEAPGAETGNGSSGKVETT